The DNA window GCGTCTTCGACAGTGGGAGCAACGAGCTGACCGTCTCGGTGACCGACAAGGACGCCGCCGAGGAGGTGCGCGAGGCCGGGGCCGAGCCGCGGGTCGTCACCTACGGCCAGGATCGGCTGGAGTCCATCGCCGACAGGATCGGTTCCCAGGATGTCGGCCTCGACGACGGCATCGCCGGCTACGGGCCCGACATCGACAGGGACGCGGTCGTGATCACCGTGCTGGAGGGCGAGAAGGCCAGCGCCCAGCAGCTCGTCGCCGACGCCGGCGTTGACTCCGAGGCCGTGGAGATCGAGCAGACCAGCCAGGAGCCCCGGCTCTACGCCGACATCGTGGGCGGCGAGCCGTACCAGATCGACGGCACCGGGCGCTGCTCCATCGGGTTCCCCACCACCAACGGTTTCGTCACCGCGGGCCACTGCGGCGAGGAGGGCACCCCCGTCTCCAGCCAGGACGGTTCCGGCAGCGGGACCGTCACCGGGTCGAGCTTCCCCGGCAACGACATGGGTGTCGTCGAAGCCGACTCCGGCTGGGAGCCCACCTCCACCGTCACCAGTGACGAGGGCCCCGTGACCGTGGCGGGCTCCGAGGAGGCCCCGGAGGGCGCCTCCATCTGCCGCTCCGGTTCGACCACCGGCTGGCACTGCGGCACGGTCGAGTCCAAGGGCCAGACGGTGGAGTACCCCCAAGGCACGGTCGAGGGCCTGACCCAGACCGATGTCTGCGCTGAGCCGGGCGACTCCGGTGGCTCCTGGTTGGCCGACGACCAGGCCCAGGGGGTCACCTCCGGCGGATCGGGTGACTGCACCACCGGCGGGACCACCTTCTTCCAGCCGGTCAACCCGATTCTGGACGAGTACGGCGTCGAGCTGATGACCGGCTAACCACCGGCATCCGGTACGGCACCGCCCCGGCGCCTCCCACCGGAGGTGCCGGGGTTTTCGTGTGCGCCTCTGGAAGAGGCGGGAACGGGAACCGGCGTCCCGTATCGTGGACACGATGTCTCACCAGACAGCCAAACGTTCTATGCTCTTCCCGTCAAAAGGGACCTATCGGGAGGTAATGGAACAGTGTCTGTGGGAACAGAACGGCGGGACGCCGAACCGCCACCGGTGAACCGACGCGGCAAAGTGGCCGTAGCCAGCCTCGTCGGGACCTCCATCGAGTTCTACGACTTCTACGTCTACGCGACGGCTGCCGTCCTGGTCTTCCCGCACCTGTTCTTCCCCGCCGGCGACGACACCGCCGCCACCCTGCAGTCGCTGGCCACCTTCGCCATCGCCTTCGTCGCGCGCCCCGTGGGCTCGGCCCTGTTCGGCCACTTCGGCGACCGCACCGGCCGCAAGGCCACCCTGGTGGCCTCCCTGCTGACCATGGGGATCTCCACCGTCGCCATCGGGGTACTTCCCACCTACGCCAGCGCCGACCTGATCGCCCCGGCGCTACTCGCGGTGTGCCGCTTCGGCCAGGGACTCGGACTCGGCGGCGAGTGGGGCGGCGCCGCCCTGCTGGCGACCGAGAACGCCCCCCGGCGGAAACGCGCGCTGTACGGCACCTTCCCGCAGCTGGGCGCCCCCATCGGGTTCTTCTGCGCCAACAGCGTTTACCTTGCGCTGCAGACCACCATGACCGACGAGGCGTTCATGGACTGGGGATGGCGGGTGCCGTTCCTGCTGTCCGCCGTGCTGATCATGGTCGGCCTGTGGGTGCGGTTGAGCCTGCACGAGACCCCGGCCTTCACCACGATGCTCTCCTCGGGGCAGCAGGAGAAGGCCCCCGCCATACGGGTGTTCCGCACCAGCCCCGGCGGCATCGTCCTCGGCACGCTCATCATGCTGGCCACCTACGTGCTGTTCTACCTGATGACCGTGTTCTCCATGTCCTACGGGACCAGCGCCGACGGGCTGGGCTACGAACGCACCGAGTTCCTGGTGCTGCTGCTGATCGGCGTCGTCTTCTTCGCGCTCACGATCCCGGTGGCCGGTCTGGCCGCCGACCGGTTCGGACGCCGCACCACGCTGCTCACCGTCACCGCCGTCATCATCGCCTTCGGGTTCGTCCTCGGCCCGCTGCTGGGGTCGGGCAGCCCGCTGCTGGTACTCGCCTGCCTCGTCATCGGCCTGTCCCTGATGGGTTTCACGTTCGGACCGATGGGCGCCGTCCTGCCCGAGCTGTTCCCCACCAACGTCCGCTACAGCGGCTCCTCGATCGCCTACAACCTCGGTGGACTGCTGGGCGCCTCCCTGGCTCCCTACACGGCCACCTGGCTCGCCGCCGCCTTCGGGTTGTGGGCCGTGGGCGGCTACCTCATCGCGGCCGCGGCGATCACCCTGGGAGCGCTGCTCGTCGCCCGGGAGACGCGCGACGACTCGCTGAACACCGCACCGACCGACACATGAGGCACTGCGGCCCCGGCGCTCCTCTCCGAGGGTGCCGGGGCCGGGCCTCGTGCCGCGGAACGCCGCCCGCGGCGGACAGCGCCCACCGGACAGGGCCTAGTCTGGCGGTATGCGAACTCTGTCGGTACCGGGAGCGGCGGTCGCGGACCTGCTGTGCCTCCTCGCGTTCGTGACGATCGGACGCGCCAGCCACGACGAGGGCAACGCGCTGGCGGGAATCGCTACGACCGTGTGGCCGTTCGCGGCCGCGCTCGCCGTCAGCTGGCTGGCCACCCTGGCGTGGCGCGCTCCCGCCCGGCTCGTCCCCTCCGGTCTGGGGATCTGGGCCGGCACCACGGTGGGGGGCCTGGTACTGCGCGTCGCCACCGGTGCGGGCGCGGAACCGTCGTTCGCCGTGGTCACCGCCCTGTTCCTGGCCGCCACCCTGCTCGGTTGGCGCGCCGTGACCCGGCTCGCCCGGGTCCGCGCCTCCCGCTCCACCGGCTGAGGCATCCGGAATGCGGGACAGCGCCGGAAAACGCCCCACGGTGCGGGCCTCTCACCCGGTACTGGCGGTGGCGCGCAGCGTTCCCGCCACCGACCGCGTCCTGGACGTCCTGCAACTCTTCCGCGGCGACGACCGGGTCGAGGTGACGTTCACGGTCAACCCGGGATCGGCCTCCGGCGCCGGGGTGGCGGGCATGCTGCGCGACGCCGGGGTGGAGAACGTCATCGACTGGGAGCAGGCCGTCCGCGAGCGGGACCGCTACCGGCTCGCGCTCGCCGCCTCACCCAAGGAGGACCTGCACCGACTGGCACGCGTGCCCCACCCCGGCCGCGCCGGAACCGGACACGGCCCGCCGCTGGTCCTGATGCCGCACGGGATCGGACACAACCGGCGCGTTCCCGACGCCGGCGGTACCCCCGACCGCGCCTCCGGGCTCGACCCCGGCCAGCTGCTGCACGAGGGCCGCCCCGTCCCCGCCCGGGTCGCGCTCTCCCACCGGGAGCAGCACGAGCGGCTGGCCGCCGCCTGTCCGGAGGCGGCCGAGCGTGCGGTCGTCACCGGTGACCCCTCCCACGACCGGATGCTGGCCAACCTCGGGCGGCGGGCGCGGTACCGCGCCGCGCTGGGTGCGGCCGAGGGGCAGGTGCTGGTCGTGGTCTCCTCCACGTGGAACCGGGACTCCCTCCTGGGCGCGCAGCGGGAGACACTGCGCCGTCTCCTCGCCGAGCTGCCCGCGGACGAGTACCGGGTGGCGCTGGTGGCGCACCCCAACGTCTGGCACCAGCACGGCCGGGCGCAGCTGGAGCTGTGGCTGGCGGACGAGATCGAGGCCGGGCTGACACTGGTCCACCCCCACAACGGGTGGCGCGCGGCGCTCGTCGCCGCCGACGCCGTCGTGGGCGACCACGGTTCGACCACGTACTACGCGGCGGCCCTGGGGCGCCCCGTGCTCCTGGCCGCCTTCGGGAACGCCGAACTCGACCCGGACTCCCCGCTGCGCGCCTTCGGCCGGCGCACACCGTTCCTGCGGGCGGACCGCGGCGTCCCCGACCAGGTGGAGGAGGTTCTCGCCGCACCCGCGCCGGAGGCGCGCGGACTGCTGATCGAGCACCCCGGAACGGCCGCGCACCGCTTACGTGACCTGTTCTACGGGCTGCTGGGGCTGCGGCCGCCGCAACAGCCCGCCCGGTTCTTCGCCGTCCCGGAACCGGTGGCCACGTCCTCCGACGTCACGGCCTGGCGGGTCTCCCACGCGACGCAGGCGGGCACACCGGCGGCCCCGCCCCGGGTCCGCGTGCGCCGGACCGCTGCCGCCACCGCGGCTCCGGAAGCCGGGTTCCTCGTGGTCGACGAGGAGGACGCCGCGCTGGAACGCCGGGACATGGCGTCGGTGTGGGTGCGGTCGCGGCCCGCCTCCGACTCCCGGGACTGGGTGGCCGGGACCCTGCGTTCCCGGGACTGCGCCGTGGCGGCGGCGGCCACACCGTCCGGGGAGGTGGTCCTGGGCGACCGCGGGGGCCACTGGCTGCGGCTGGCCGCCGCGGAGCAGGCACTGCCGCCCGCCGTGGTCGCCGCCGCGGTGGCCGCCTGGAGCCGTTCCGGCGGTTCCCCCGAGGCGTGGAGCACCGGCATCCGGGTGTGTGCCGGCGGCACCGAGACCCTGGTGCGGGCTACCCCCCCCCCCCCGTTGAATTCCGGGGACGGGGGTGATCCGGAGGCGCCGCCGCACACCGGGGACGAGGCGCTCACTCACCCTCGGCGTTCAGCAGCCGGTCCACCTCGTCCGCCTGGGGCATCCGGTGGGCGGCGTACAGATCCCGGGCCCGACGCAGGAACCCGGCACGCATCCCGTGCTCCCCGCGCCGCCCGGCGAGGTCGGCGAGCACCCGCTGCGCCTGCGCCTCCCGAACGTGGTACCCGGCCTCACTGAAGTTCCGCATCGCCGTCGCGGCCTCCGTCTCGGCGTGCTCGTCCTCCTCCAGCGACATCAGTACCCGGGCCAGGCACAGCCGCATGCGGACACGCAGCAGCCGCCAGCCCGACACGTCCCGCTGCGGCGCGTCCGGGTTCTCGTTGAACCACGTCCGGACCAGCTCCATGGCACCGTCCAGCTCCCGGCGGGCCGCCGCGGTGTCCCCGGCGTCAAGCAGCGCTTCGGCGGCCTGGTAGCTCTGCAGGGCGACACCGCGCGGGTTCCCGGCCTCGCGGTGCAGGTCGCGGGCGCGGCGCAGTTCCGCCACGGCCTCACCGGGGTCTCCCCGGGCCTGGGACAGCAGCGCGGCCCCCTCCCGGGCCACCGCTAGGTCCAGCCGCAGCCGCGTGTCGTCCTCCAGCTCCCGGCGCGCTTCCCTGAGCAGTTCCCCGGCGGGGGTGAGCTCCCCCAGCTCGATGTGGATCCGCGCGCGGTAGATCCGCAGACGCGCCACCACCCCGGCGGGAAGGGCGTTGCCGCGGGCGTAGCTCGTGACGCGCTCCAGCGCGGTCGCGCCCACCGCGTAGTGTTTGCGCTCGTGGACCAGGGGCCACAGGCTCTCCACGATCTCCACGGCCTCCCCGGTCATGCCCTCCTCCAGCGCCGTGTCGACCACCGCCGGGACGGCGGGGGCGAGGGCCGCCAGCTCCGCCAACCCCTCCTGGGGCGTCGCGAACGGGTTCTCGCCGGCGGCCGCGGCCCCGTCCGTCGCCAGCAGTCGGGCGGCCCGGAGACGCTCGCCGTACACGGCCCGGTCGGCGTGCGCCAGCTCCCGGCGGTACCAGTCGACGACGCGCCGCCGCGTCCCGGAGGGGCCGCTGTGGCGGGCGTGGTCCACGGCGCGGTTGCGCGCGTCGTGGGCGGCCATCCCGACGAACGTGAACCGCTTCCGCTGCGCCCGGGAGGAGTCCGCCTCCGTCCTGTGGACGAGGAAGGACCGGCACAGCTCGTCCAGCGCCTCCCGCCCGGCCTCGGGCGACCCCAGGA is part of the Haloactinospora alba genome and encodes:
- a CDS encoding MFS transporter translates to MSVGTERRDAEPPPVNRRGKVAVASLVGTSIEFYDFYVYATAAVLVFPHLFFPAGDDTAATLQSLATFAIAFVARPVGSALFGHFGDRTGRKATLVASLLTMGISTVAIGVLPTYASADLIAPALLAVCRFGQGLGLGGEWGGAALLATENAPRRKRALYGTFPQLGAPIGFFCANSVYLALQTTMTDEAFMDWGWRVPFLLSAVLIMVGLWVRLSLHETPAFTTMLSSGQQEKAPAIRVFRTSPGGIVLGTLIMLATYVLFYLMTVFSMSYGTSADGLGYERTEFLVLLLIGVVFFALTIPVAGLAADRFGRRTTLLTVTAVIIAFGFVLGPLLGSGSPLLVLACLVIGLSLMGFTFGPMGAVLPELFPTNVRYSGSSIAYNLGGLLGASLAPYTATWLAAAFGLWAVGGYLIAAAAITLGALLVARETRDDSLNTAPTDT
- a CDS encoding DUF3054 domain-containing protein — translated: MRTLSVPGAAVADLLCLLAFVTIGRASHDEGNALAGIATTVWPFAAALAVSWLATLAWRAPARLVPSGLGIWAGTTVGGLVLRVATGAGAEPSFAVVTALFLAATLLGWRAVTRLARVRASRSTG
- a CDS encoding S1 family peptidase, encoding MRKSPLITALGGSAVALGLLGLGTATLATGGGSEVETASADSPNASTQMEAMQRDLDLTAEEAKERMKQEDRARDLDNELRSQLGEAFGGSVFDSGSNELTVSVTDKDAAEEVREAGAEPRVVTYGQDRLESIADRIGSQDVGLDDGIAGYGPDIDRDAVVITVLEGEKASAQQLVADAGVDSEAVEIEQTSQEPRLYADIVGGEPYQIDGTGRCSIGFPTTNGFVTAGHCGEEGTPVSSQDGSGSGTVTGSSFPGNDMGVVEADSGWEPTSTVTSDEGPVTVAGSEEAPEGASICRSGSTTGWHCGTVESKGQTVEYPQGTVEGLTQTDVCAEPGDSGGSWLADDQAQGVTSGGSGDCTTGGTTFFQPVNPILDEYGVELMTG